Proteins encoded by one window of Dietzia sp. B32:
- a CDS encoding carboxyl transferase domain-containing protein: MTSATTNRQAHEELLADLRERLERAALGGGEKARARHLERGKLLARQRVDVLLDPGSPFLELSPLAAEEMYGGKAPAAGVVAGIGRVSGRECLIIANDATVSGGTYYPMTVKKHLRGQEVALANNLPCIYLVDSGGAMLLQQDEVFPDRDHFGRIFYNQATMSARGIPQIAAVMGSCTAGGAYVPAMSDEAVIVRNQGTIFLAGPPLVKAATGEEVTAEELGGGDLHAKTSGVVDHLADDDYDALMKVRRIVATCPPAPEPDWEVLEPREPVRAQSDLYDLVPVDSRQPYDVRDIIGTIVDGGEYTEFKENYGTSMVTAFAHIHGHPVGIIGNNGVIFSESALKGAHFIELCDRRKIPLVFLQNITGFMVGRQYEAGGIAKNGAKMVTAVACARVPKFTVVVGGSFGAGNYSMCGRAYSPRFLWMWPNAKIAVMGGPQAADTLASVRAAQVTKSGGEWTDEQQAEFTAPIREQFEEQSTAYYSTARLWDDGIIDPADTRTVLGLALAAAANAPLEPVNNGVFRM; this comes from the coding sequence ATGACTTCCGCGACCACCAATCGCCAGGCCCACGAGGAACTTCTCGCCGACCTCCGCGAGCGCCTCGAGCGGGCCGCGCTGGGCGGCGGTGAGAAGGCCCGTGCCCGCCACCTCGAGCGGGGCAAGCTGCTCGCCCGCCAGCGCGTGGACGTCCTGCTCGACCCGGGCAGCCCGTTCCTCGAGCTGTCCCCGCTCGCCGCCGAGGAGATGTACGGGGGCAAGGCCCCCGCCGCCGGCGTCGTCGCGGGGATCGGCCGCGTGTCGGGCCGCGAGTGCCTGATCATCGCCAACGACGCGACGGTCTCCGGTGGCACCTACTACCCGATGACGGTGAAGAAGCACCTGCGCGGCCAGGAGGTGGCGCTGGCCAACAACCTGCCGTGCATTTACCTCGTGGACTCCGGCGGGGCGATGTTGCTGCAGCAGGACGAGGTCTTCCCGGACCGTGACCACTTCGGCCGGATCTTCTACAACCAGGCGACCATGTCCGCCAGGGGCATCCCGCAGATCGCCGCGGTCATGGGGTCGTGCACCGCCGGTGGCGCCTACGTCCCCGCGATGAGCGACGAGGCCGTGATCGTGCGGAACCAGGGCACGATCTTCCTCGCCGGCCCGCCGCTGGTGAAGGCCGCGACGGGCGAGGAGGTCACCGCCGAGGAGCTCGGTGGCGGCGACCTGCACGCCAAGACCTCCGGCGTGGTCGACCACCTGGCCGACGACGACTACGACGCGCTCATGAAGGTCCGCCGGATCGTGGCGACCTGCCCCCCGGCCCCGGAGCCGGACTGGGAGGTGCTCGAGCCCCGCGAGCCCGTCCGCGCGCAGTCCGACCTGTACGACCTCGTCCCGGTCGACTCGCGCCAGCCCTACGACGTGCGCGACATCATCGGCACGATCGTCGACGGCGGCGAGTACACCGAGTTCAAGGAGAACTACGGCACCTCGATGGTGACCGCGTTCGCCCACATCCACGGGCACCCGGTGGGCATCATCGGCAACAACGGCGTCATCTTCTCCGAGTCCGCGCTCAAGGGCGCCCACTTCATCGAGCTGTGTGACCGCCGCAAGATCCCGCTGGTCTTCCTGCAGAACATCACCGGCTTCATGGTGGGCCGGCAGTACGAGGCGGGCGGTATCGCCAAGAACGGCGCCAAGATGGTCACCGCCGTCGCGTGCGCCCGGGTGCCGAAGTTCACCGTCGTCGTGGGCGGCTCGTTCGGCGCCGGCAACTACTCCATGTGTGGCCGTGCGTACTCCCCGCGGTTCCTGTGGATGTGGCCCAACGCGAAGATCGCAGTGATGGGCGGGCCGCAGGCGGCCGACACCCTCGCCTCGGTGCGCGCAGCCCAGGTCACCAAGTCGGGTGGGGAGTGGACCGACGAGCAGCAGGCCGAGTTCACCGCGCCGATCCGTGAGCAGTTCGAGGAGCAGTCCACCGCGTATTACTCCACGGCCCGCCTGTGGGACGACGGGATCATCGACCCCGCCGACACCCGCACTGTCCTCGGTCTGGCCCTGGCGGCCGCGGCCAACGCCCCCCTCGAGCCGGTCAACAAC
- a CDS encoding DUF1540 domain-containing protein produces MATLTGISACTVTACSFNSEQSCSAGAITVAGTPDHAECGTFISLDVRGGLPTASAHVGACQRVECAHNKDLLCSADSVTIGSGADTADCLTYTPA; encoded by the coding sequence ATGGCCACTCTCACCGGAATCAGCGCCTGCACCGTGACGGCGTGCTCGTTCAACAGCGAGCAGAGCTGCAGCGCCGGCGCCATCACCGTCGCCGGCACCCCGGATCACGCCGAGTGCGGAACCTTCATCTCGCTGGACGTCCGCGGCGGCCTGCCCACCGCGAGCGCGCACGTGGGCGCCTGCCAGCGGGTGGAGTGCGCCCACAACAAGGACCTGCTCTGTTCCGCGGACTCCGTCACCATCGGCTCCGGCGCCGACACCGCCGACTGCCTGACCTACACCCCGGCCTGA